From the Synchiropus splendidus isolate RoL2022-P1 chromosome 3, RoL_Sspl_1.0, whole genome shotgun sequence genome, the window CTCAGGGTGAAACCACCTTTGAGCAGGACCGTCTCGTTGAAGGAGGCTGTCTGAGCCCACTGCACAACGGCACCAGTTACCGGGAGGTGCGGCAGTTCCAGTCCCCTCATCATCTggtgcgcttttattttgtcaccagAGTGTACTCCAGCTACATGCGGAGCATTCTGGAAGACTTCAGACGCGGCACAAAGCCAGACCTTGTCATCATCAACTCCTGTCTGTGGGACATTTCCAGGTAAATGCATCAGCACCATCTGGCGCAGGCCGTCACAGATCCACTCACCGGCATGTGTCTGCAGGTATGGCCGCGACTGGGTGTCGCAGTACAAGAGGGACCTGTCGCAGTTTTTCCAACACATTGACGGGGTGCTCCCAGATGAAGCCCTGGTAATCTGGACTCAGACCATGCCGCTGGCAGAGCAGATCCGAGGGGGCTTCCTCGTGCCAGAGGCATGTCTTCTTCATCACACAGAAACCTCTGGATAACTGGAGATGAATCATGACAGAGACTTCCTCTGTGTCAGACTAAAACAGTCACTATTGTCCTCCTCAGATCTCCCACAGAGCTCCTGCCATAAGTCACAATGTGATCGAGGCAAACTTTTACAGCGCCACTCTGGCTGATGCCTACGACATGGATGTCCTCgacctccacttcctcttcaggTTCTCCCTCAGGCACCGAGCAAAAGATGGCATCCATTGGAACGCCATCGTGCACAGACGCATCTCCTCAATGCTGATGCTACATGTGGCCCAGGCCTGGGGAGTGAGCTTGAGTGACCCTGTCATCCCACCGCCTGCTTTTGGTGAGGAACACCACGCAGTTGTTCAACGCAAACCAAACATACAAGTGATGCTCCCAGTCTTagccagcagatggcgcacTATGCTGAAGACATCTGTCCCACCAACCAGGTCTCTCTAGTCATCAGTCTCTGCATATTTTTTAACTGTGTGTTCTGAGCAAACTTAagctcattattatttttaacctGTGAATGTGGCATTATTCAGATGATGCTATCAAACAACTTTCTGGTTTGTGGCGTTGACACACAGGACAATGAGATACACTCAGAAGTGTTGCTGGGCTTGTCTCCTCAGGGAGCCATCATCAGGTGCAACCTCTTGCTGGTGGTCTCACTGGAGAGTCACTCACGAACCTCTCTGCACCAGCAACACGACAAGCACCTGCCAGGACTCCTCCTCAGCACCAGAGACGTCAGTATTACACACTCTCTATGATATCATTTTAGAAACACAATTGCTctcatttttttaagttttttttttttttaatcatttgacTGATAATGAAATCCGTAAAATAATGGGTGGGATGTTTGATGAAACTAGTTTAGTTCATTAACCAGAGTGATATCTCCTGAGCTAAGGTTAGGTTCATCAGAGTATAAACTGTGGTTATTTAAGATGCCTCTCTTTGCACTTGGTTGGAAATTTGGTGGTAAAGGTGCCGTTTGTCTGGCAGGATTCCACTACCCGATGGCAGGCTACAGGCAGGACGCTGACACGACGAGGGGCCGGCTCACGCATCACCACTACAAACCATACAGTGACCAAGGACGACCCAGAGGCAGCTACTACTAGGTTTAAAGTAGATTTTTTTACTGAGTTTTTAAGGGACAAAGGCAAACTCTTATCAAATGAGGAGCTACTTTGAGTTTGTATttggggaagaaaaacaggcaGAGCGATGATCTGTATGTTCACTGTTCCAAAGTAAAAAGcttgtttttgctttgtaattatttgaaatgttttcctggaagtcaaacacagacacagaacGTAGTGAGCCCATTTATTAATCAATACAAGAAAGTGAAAATTGTCGAGTGTGAGGCGGACGTCTCtagtccagcagcagcttgtgcacttgtgtcagctgctgctgtgacaggaCGAGTCGGTGGACTTGTTCTTGTCCTCGGGTGCAGGGAATTGCCACACGACCAACAAACACCGtcccctctttcttctctccgTTAGCCTGCAGCAAACACCACCACATACCGTTAGGAGGCAGCAGTGAGCAACTAGCTTCCAAGTTAAAAATACAGTGGCTTCAACCAAAAGACTTTGAGGTGCAAGGAGGATTTCTACCTTAACATAGGAGGATACTGGGAATGTGGCGAAGTCTGTAGCAGCTTTGGCTCCAGGCTGGTTGCTGATGACGTGCTCTGCTACCTCCCCCTGGAAGAGAAGGAGCTGCAGGTTTAAGACACCCAGCAGGGCAGAGACAATGGTTGCACTGAAGGAAGAGGTTCACCTGGAGCTTGTTCAGAGCATCACTGAGGTTCTGTAGTCGAGCCATCTGCTCCATCAGCTGAGCACCAGGACTCACTGGGGAGCACAAGACAGGTTAGTTCATGAAATGTAACTGTTTCATCAGGTAAAAGATCAAGCATGTCAATGGAACTTTAGGCCTCCATTTACAGAAGAGTCTTTTGAGAAAAATGATCACTGAAAGACGGGCACCTGTCGTCTTCCCGGTCACATCCACCACCTTCACTCCGGCGCTCAGCTTCAGCAGCGTGGCCAGCAGCTGGTCGGTACGGCGGTAGAGTCCCGTGTTGAGCCCTTCAGGAGGAGTGGAGGGGGACTTTGGTACCTGTGGCAGTTTGGCAGGGCAGAGGGGCGGCAGTGAGGCCAGCTGGGCCCGGATTTTCTCTGCCTGTGGGGCAGAACAACACGGGTTAGAGTTTCCTGAAGGTAAAAGGAGGGCTGACACTAGAACCACAGGACCTTCAGTCGGTTGTTCTCATTCTTGAGATGCTTGATGCCGAGTCTTTGAGCCTCAACCTGCTGCCTGAGCAGAGGAGAGTCCACGACCTGGAGAGGACCAGACATGGCCGAGGTTGTACCTGGTGAGCAGAAGACGCCTTTTTAGTGAACATAAAATGACCTCAGACTCCCAGATCAAAGATCATACGCTCATGTTAACCCATTTCATACTCATCATATTCAGAATCCTGTGCTGCTTTATCGCTTTGTACGAAAAATGAATCAGCCACTACATGTAATTTACCAAATTCTTGAACCTCACCTCCGACAGATCCTTGAACAACTGAAGCAATTCCAGCGATGGCAGGCCCCCGCAGACCCTCAATGGTCATCTTAGACTGGTTATTGACACGCTGTTTAAGCTCTGCCTTCTCAGCCTCCAGCTGGTCGATGTCAGCCTGCAGGGCGTCCATGGTCTCCTCAAACTCCCTGAGGTTTGACCACAGAACAAGTCAGAACCGGCAGAGCTAGAATACAGAAAAGGTTCCATCTCTCTGGCctacttttctttcttcttcaaaacCAACAAGTTTTCATCCAGTTTGCTCTGGATCTTATCCACTCGCTCGTCTGCATCCTTCGTGGATGTGTCCAGCTTCTTCTCGAGGAGGCTCAGACGCACGTTGGCCTCGCTCAGCTCCTCCCCCTAGTGGGCAAAATACAGACATGAGTTTGCTCTAAGAAGGGCTCAAAAACAAAGCAACTCACCTTGATCTTGAGAGACTTCTTAAGCTCCTTGATGACtgtttctctgtcctccagtttTGCTCCCAGTCCCTCTGCATCGGTCATCTCTGCCCTGACGCTAGCAGCTCGGATCTCCACAGGAGCACTCTGGAGGTAAATGTGAAAAGTGGGAGCTGAGAATGTTTAGCCTCCACGAATCGCTCACATTACAAAGGTCTGGTACCTTGCCCTGAGGTTTGTCGGCGTCGTACTCTCCCTCTTGCATGGCAGTAGCCATCTTGTTCATGGTCGCGATCACAGAGCTGCAGGACTGACGCAGACTCTCCAGAGCGTTCAGACCGTGAGCACCATAAACCTGCAAAGAGATAAAGaagttatattttgtttttttcaataactCAAATTGTGGCATTGTGTTTGTAAAGGTCAAAGAatgtttggaagaaaaaaaatgccctTATCAATATAACTTGGTTCACATACATTCAAAAGTTTAGGCAGCCAAAAGAAAGCACGGTGGCTGGCCTTCAGGGTCACAAAGTTCAGGATACCTGCTCCACTACTTTGCAGACGATGTCCTCCACTTTCAGGGCGTTGAGTCCTTCCTGTTCAGCCAGTGGAGCGATCATCtgagctcctgcagcagccaCCTCCTGCAGCACGGCCACCACCCTGGTCAGCTGCCTCCTGCACTCGGTCAGAGTCTCAGCAACCTATGGGAAAATGAACACTCAGCGTGCACCACTCTCTTCTTCTgaggaaaaatgttttcacccCTCCTCACTTCAGAGCTGAAACTAAGGGCAGCAGGAACGCCGACCACGTCTGTTCCTGGCATTCTGCGGCGAATCTTCTTGCAGAACTGACGGATGTCGGAGCATGACGTGTCCAGATCCTTAAGCAGAACCGCCAGGCCAGAACTCTCCTGACCAGCGGACAAAAACGCCCGCAGACGAACAACCTCCACACCCATGCAGTCCAGGGCACTCTGGGTAAACTGCAGGGCAAAGATTGAATTCGGCTTTGGAGCTTGACAGAATAATATGGTCCAATGGTGTTTAAGTTGGAGACATACCTTGATGTGGTCTCCCAGCTGGACAGTGCAGTCTTCAGCGTGATCTGACAGGTGGACGTTGTACAGTTGCTGCGTGACACGGTCATGTTaaacaagtcagacacgagCATTGGGAGATTTGAGGCTGTTACCTGATAGTACTTGATGGCCTTGGTAAGTGGCTCCACCTGGACAGTCTCGTCCAGTTGGTCTTTGTGCAGTAGGTCAATGAAGTAATCCAGCGATCGCTCGTGGAAGCTCATCTCAGTGTACAGAGTTCCCATACGTTTGAACACCTCCACGCTGCACGAGTTCAGGGCCCTGAACATTTCAACGTCCTTCAGTTAGATCTATGACAATTGCCTTCTGAATATGAACTCTGGTTTGGTTGAAATCCAGGTGTCACTCACTGCTCATATTTATGCAGCGTAGACTGCAGTAGGTTGAGGGAGTAGACCAGTCCAGAGGCGAAGCTGCGCTGCTCTCCAGGGGGTCCCCGGAGAGCTGTTCCTGGCGTGATGGAGCTGTTAAGATCGAACTTCTCCTGAGCTTGTTTGCTGATCAGCTCTGCCTGCAGGGAGCAAGCATATATGGATGGAGTTGTGAGAAGGTTCAGGCAGACAAAACATCAACTGGTGGTACCTTGCAGATGATGCGGGGgatgagcagcagcaccaggatgCAGTCATGGTCTCCTCCGTGACGCAGGAAGGAGTCTGGCATGAAGGAAGTGAGCAGGGACACCTGTCTGTTGGCCTGTGCCACCTCCATCTTCCTCAGCTCCATCTCAATGGCCTAGACACACAGATATATATGAGGAAACAAGACAGTTGAACAGCCAAATACATTCAGGCCTGCTCTTGACAGCCTCCGCCTGGAGATCAAGGAGCTGCATGGAATCATGAGCCCACCTTGGCGTACGCTTTGGTCTCTGCAAACTTGATCTTGAAGTCAAAGAGCTCAGCAGCAGGTTGTTGAACCGTCTCGCTCGTGGCACTCTGCTGACTCATAAGCTCTTTGTTGGCATCCTGGGGGACGACAGCGAGTCAGAGTCACAGGAAGTCGACTCTCATGGCTGCATGGAAGGCTCCGCTCACCTGGAGACTGTTAGTGAGGTCTCTGTATTTGTTGATAGTGTTCTGGTAGTCGGCGACCGTCTCCTGAGCtgcctccaccttcttctccgCCTCCCGCACCTTGGCTGCGCTCAGGTCCAGCTGCTCCCGCAGCTCCATCTCAGTTTCGCGggcattttcctgcagctcgtCGTTCATCTCGTTGATTGCTTCCTAGATCAGACAGAGAGGGATGTGTTTGCTGATCAGTGCAGAGCAGGgatgggcaattacatttcctaaggggccaggttagATACTGCGACTGTGGAGAGGTGCTGTCAAACccaaaagagagagaaaaaaaagtaattggaCTTTAAAAAATGTGCAGATCTAAACcatattcaatttaaatattctcaatgtgtctcatatatttcaaaatctactgtCAATTTTatgggacaagaaatactcctaaaataatacggaaaagacaaacaatttaaataaataaataaataaaacaaggaagttatgtttcagttgcatcataataaacaaaaaacaatgcacaagacaaaaatgtcaaacattctGACGTGATcacttttatagttttactctgactccaggaggaccacataaatacagtcaaagggccgcactttgcccaggtctggtgtagAGGATGCTTTGAAAATCTGAAGTGAAGCTCACCAGATCTGTTACAGTCTCCCTCAGCTCCCTGACCTTCTCCTCCAGGTCAAGGTTCCTCTCAGTCAGTGTCTCTACCATCTCTTCAGAGCCCAGAGCTGCGTCCACCTAAACATGAAGAGAGCGTTATCCCTTTTACATCAGAGTGGATATGAATAAATATGCTTTTGTGTTTCCAGGAGCTTCACCTGCTCCTTCAGCTCATCGATGGTTGTCTCAGCCTGTGTCAactgctcctgcagcttctccttCTGGCTACGGAATGTCTCCAGCTCAGAGCTCTTCTTTTCCATCTGCTTCTGAAGCTTGACATGTTCATGCTTCTCCGAGGCGGAGAGGTCACGCATTCTGAAGATATCGGAGAAAAGAACAACTCTACACCTGCTCCAACTTATTTTGTCCGGGTGCTTGATCGTCACAACTCTCAAGCACCTTCATCTCAATATTTGCATCACTACACTTGTCAAGTCTTGAATCTTCACCAACAACATGAACGTTGCGTGACTGTTTCCCAAGGTCAGAACTAATACAGTCAAATGAGAACGGGAACACACCTGACCAGCGCCTCCTTCAGTCGTGCATTCTGCTCCTCCAACTGTTTGACTTGGTAACTGGATGCCGCTCCGTCAGAACCTGCAGGACAAATTCAATTCTACATCAGATCAACATAAACGGTAAACGGTGGAGGCAAAGTAGAAGTCTGAGCTGAGGCCAAACCTTTCTCAGAGATCTCGTGTCTGATGATTTCCAGATCCATGGACAGTTCCTCTACCTTCTCCTTCAGAGTCTCCACCTCCACTTGCAGGGACTCTGCCCGCTCCTCTGCCATCTCTTTGTCCAGTGTAGCCATTTCTATAGCGTCTGCTGTGTCTGACATCTCCTCCATGTAGCGATCTTTAGCCTCCTGAGCCTCCCGTgcttcctgtttagaaacaaaggaaaaaatgaatgttttaagtAATACTTAGATGAAAGTTGCGATCAGGGAAGCTAGCAGAGTTTGGTGAGGGGAAACaataatatttctgttttcGGCTGGTTCAGCTGAAAGAAATGTGCTGTCCACATGGTGACATCACCAAGACAGCCTGGAACAGCAGCCATGCCTGGGGAGTTCTTGATGGGTAAGGAAATATTGAAAAGAAAGACCTCTGGTTTCATAACCTAAGCTAGACGGCCTCTttccaagtcttttttttaccTAAATGTTTATCTCAAATGAGCAGCCAACAGAACAGCTTCATCAAAAAAGCTGAGAGATGCACAACCACCAAACTCTATTCaattaaataatattaatttaatttattttcagaggTTGAAATGGCCAGACCTTCTTGGCCTCCTTCAGCTGCCTCTGCAGTTcattctgctgctcctgcaTTTTGTTCTTccactcctgcagctgctccagttgGATCTTGTGTTTCTCCAGCTCCTTTAATTTGGCTTTGTCCTCTGTTCGCTTCATCTTAAgtgtctccagcttctcctccaggtcTTTGACCTGAGCGCGCAGCGACTCCTCCTCCTTGAAAAAAGCGAGAAAGCAGCATTGATGAGCAGCACTATAACACAATACAAAATTGTTGGTACAAAACTTGCAGCTATTACATAAAGCTGCATTAAAATTATTTGGAGCAGGGAGGAAAGATTCAGTGTATCTAGAGTTTATTGCCACAACATTCAGCGCAAGTGTATCGCTGCGGAACATAAGCCAAACTCCGGGTTATGGCAATGCATCCAGCCCACATTATTTTGGTGTAAAGCGTTATATAAGAGAAGCATTTAGGAGAAAATTATGAATATAATAAGATAGCAGTGTCATTTAATACTGATAATTGATTAAGGAAACATTCAAAACTAACTTGATGTGTCAtaacaaaataatgttaaagCAATTTAGAGTTGAAATAACAGCATTAgcggaaacaaaaaaagaccttAAACCAACACCAACatttattatgaattattattattattatagctcTTATAAATGGGTTCTGAGGATTACTTTCAGATTAAGAAAATGATAATTGTGCGATTGCTGTTGAAAGTCTCACACATTTAATTTTTAAGTGAATATAGAAGTGAATTAGTTCATGCTGGATCAGACCATTATGGTGTG encodes:
- the LOC128756259 gene encoding dynactin subunit 1-like isoform X6, translating into MSSGGSVESGKPPKIGSVVEVTGKGQRGTVAYIGATLFASGKWVGVILDEPKGKNDGTVQGKRYFTCEENHGIFVRQSQIQVVEDSSSASTPEAPETTSFSRTPRPKDIPETPKSSKQTPLNIKKASRENLTSSLSGDVSEAGLSSNQGALGAPMVPQPSGTPAAAPVASTVPATPSKVEPSVSKQEEESLRAQVKDLEEKLETLKMKRTEDKAKLKELEKHKIQLEQLQEWKNKMQEQQNELQRQLKEAKKEAREAQEAKDRYMEEMSDTADAIEMATLDKEMAEERAESLQVEVETLKEKVEELSMDLEIIRHEISEKGSDGAASSYQVKQLEEQNARLKEALVRMRDLSASEKHEHVKLQKQMEKKSSELETFRSQKEKLQEQLTQAETTIDELKEQVDAALGSEEMVETLTERNLDLEEKVRELRETVTDLEAINEMNDELQENARETEMELREQLDLSAAKVREAEKKVEAAQETVADYQNTINKYRDLTNSLQDANKELMSQQSATSETVQQPAAELFDFKIKFAETKAYAKAIEMELRKMEVAQANRQVSLLTSFMPDSFLRHGGDHDCILVLLLIPRIICKAELISKQAQEKFDLNSSITPGTALRGPPGEQRSFASGLVYSLNLLQSTLHKYEQALNSCSVEVFKRMGTLYTEMSFHERSLDYFIDLLHKDQLDETVQVEPLTKAIKYYQQLYNVHLSDHAEDCTVQLGDHIKFTQSALDCMGVEVVRLRAFLSAGQESSGLAVLLKDLDTSCSDIRQFCKKIRRRMPGTDVVGVPAALSFSSEVAETLTECRRQLTRVVAVLQEVAAAGAQMIAPLAEQEGLNALKVEDIVCKVVEQVYGAHGLNALESLRQSCSSVIATMNKMATAMQEGEYDADKPQGKSAPVEIRAASVRAEMTDAEGLGAKLEDRETVIKELKKSLKIKGEELSEANVRLSLLEKKLDTSTKDADERVDKIQSKLDENLLVLKKKEKEFEETMDALQADIDQLEAEKAELKQRVNNQSKMTIEGLRGPAIAGIASVVQGSVGGTTSAMSGPLQVVDSPLLRQQVEAQRLGIKHLKNENNRLKAEKIRAQLASLPPLCPAKLPQVPKSPSTPPEGLNTGLYRRTDQLLATLLKLSAGVKVVDVTGKTTVSPGAQLMEQMARLQNLSDALNKLQGEVAEHVISNQPGAKAATDFATFPVSSYVKANGEKKEGTVFVGRVAIPCTRGQEQVHRLVLSQQQLTQVHKLLLD
- the LOC128756259 gene encoding dynactin subunit 1-like isoform X3, with the protein product MSSGGSVESGKPPKIGSVVEVTGKGQRGTVAYIGATLFASGKWVGVILDEPKGKNDGTVQGKRYFTCEENHGIFVRQSQIQVVEDSSSASTPEAPETTSFSRTPRPKDIPETPKSSKQTPLNIKKWTTPSRLTPATSLPTLLIRSPAHPNMLLRASRENLTSSLSGDVSEAGLSSNQGALGAPMVPQPSGTPAAAPVASTVPATPSKVEPSVSKQEEESLRAQVKDLEEKLETLKMKRTEDKAKLKELEKHKIQLEQLQEWKNKMQEQQNELQRQLKEAKKEAREAQEAKDRYMEEMSDTADAIEMATLDKEMAEERAESLQVEVETLKEKVEELSMDLEIIRHEISEKGSDGAASSYQVKQLEEQNARLKEALVRMRDLSASEKHEHVKLQKQMEKKSSELETFRSQKEKLQEQLTQAETTIDELKEQVDAALGSEEMVETLTERNLDLEEKVRELRETVTDLEAINEMNDELQENARETEMELREQLDLSAAKVREAEKKVEAAQETVADYQNTINKYRDLTNSLQDANKELMSQQSATSETVQQPAAELFDFKIKFAETKAYAKAIEMELRKMEVAQANRQVSLLTSFMPDSFLRHGGDHDCILVLLLIPRIICKAELISKQAQEKFDLNSSITPGTALRGPPGEQRSFASGLVYSLNLLQSTLHKYEQALNSCSVEVFKRMGTLYTEMSFHERSLDYFIDLLHKDQLDETVQVEPLTKAIKYYQQLYNVHLSDHAEDCTVQLGDHIKFTQSALDCMGVEVVRLRAFLSAGQESSGLAVLLKDLDTSCSDIRQFCKKIRRRMPGTDVVGVPAALSFSSEVAETLTECRRQLTRVVAVLQEVAAAGAQMIAPLAEQEGLNALKVEDIVCKVVEQVYGAHGLNALESLRQSCSSVIATMNKMATAMQEGEYDADKPQGKSAPVEIRAASVRAEMTDAEGLGAKLEDRETVIKELKKSLKIKGEELSEANVRLSLLEKKLDTSTKDADERVDKIQSKLDENLLVLKKKEKEFEETMDALQADIDQLEAEKAELKQRVNNQSKMTIEGLRGPAIAGIASVVQGSVGGTTSAMSGPLQVVDSPLLRQQVEAQRLGIKHLKNENNRLKAEKIRAQLASLPPLCPAKLPQVPKSPSTPPEGLNTGLYRRTDQLLATLLKLSAGVKVVDVTGKTTVSPGAQLMEQMARLQNLSDALNKLQGEVAEHVISNQPGAKAATDFATFPVSSYVKANGEKKEGTVFVGRVAIPCTRGQEQVHRLVLSQQQLTQVHKLLLD
- the LOC128756259 gene encoding dynactin subunit 1-like isoform X5 gives rise to the protein MSSGGSVESGKPPKIGSVVEVTGKGQRGTVAYIGATLFASGKWVGVILDEPKGKNDGTVQGKRYFTCEENHGIFVRQSQIQVVEDSSSASTPEAPETTSFSRTPRPKDIPETPKSSKQTPLNIKKSSVRRSGKASRENLTSSLSGDVSEAGLSSNQGALGAPMVPQPSGTPAAAPVASTVPATPSKEEESLRAQVKDLEEKLETLKMKRTEDKAKLKELEKHKIQLEQLQEWKNKMQEQQNELQRQLKEAKKEAREAQEAKDRYMEEMSDTADAIEMATLDKEMAEERAESLQVEVETLKEKVEELSMDLEIIRHEISEKGSDGAASSYQVKQLEEQNARLKEALVRMRDLSASEKHEHVKLQKQMEKKSSELETFRSQKEKLQEQLTQAETTIDELKEQVDAALGSEEMVETLTERNLDLEEKVRELRETVTDLEAINEMNDELQENARETEMELREQLDLSAAKVREAEKKVEAAQETVADYQNTINKYRDLTNSLQDANKELMSQQSATSETVQQPAAELFDFKIKFAETKAYAKAIEMELRKMEVAQANRQVSLLTSFMPDSFLRHGGDHDCILVLLLIPRIICKAELISKQAQEKFDLNSSITPGTALRGPPGEQRSFASGLVYSLNLLQSTLHKYEQALNSCSVEVFKRMGTLYTEMSFHERSLDYFIDLLHKDQLDETVQVEPLTKAIKYYQQLYNVHLSDHAEDCTVQLGDHIKFTQSALDCMGVEVVRLRAFLSAGQESSGLAVLLKDLDTSCSDIRQFCKKIRRRMPGTDVVGVPAALSFSSEVAETLTECRRQLTRVVAVLQEVAAAGAQMIAPLAEQEGLNALKVEDIVCKVVEQVYGAHGLNALESLRQSCSSVIATMNKMATAMQEGEYDADKPQGKSAPVEIRAASVRAEMTDAEGLGAKLEDRETVIKELKKSLKIKGEELSEANVRLSLLEKKLDTSTKDADERVDKIQSKLDENLLVLKKKEKEFEETMDALQADIDQLEAEKAELKQRVNNQSKMTIEGLRGPAIAGIASVVQGSVGGTTSAMSGPLQVVDSPLLRQQVEAQRLGIKHLKNENNRLKAEKIRAQLASLPPLCPAKLPQVPKSPSTPPEGLNTGLYRRTDQLLATLLKLSAGVKVVDVTGKTTVSPGAQLMEQMARLQNLSDALNKLQGEVAEHVISNQPGAKAATDFATFPVSSYVKANGEKKEGTVFVGRVAIPCTRGQEQVHRLVLSQQQLTQVHKLLLD